TATCCTGTGATCAGGTGCGTCTTTTGGGCAGTTGTCCAGCCCAGTGACTGTCCTTTGAAACAGATTTCATATTCTACAATTTTGCTCTAAGATGGTTTCTAATATAATTTTTAATAATGTTTGATATGCCTAATCAGCACTATGTCAGGAAGTCAGACATCTGCTGAGCCAAGACTAACTTGCACTGTAGGTTCCAATGAAGAGTCtcaaaacaaaagcagtttgttcaaaacagaaactaaaatCCTGGAGGTATGATGCagtatggtttttttttttaacgatgTCTCAAAGCGAGAAAGCAGCATAAAGTGTGGATTATATGACTTCCCCTAAAATGAGGTTATCAAGGTCCACAGATCAGTCGTGTCAGTGACCGTGCTGAATGAACTTGTTCTTACAGAGCGTTCACTCGGCGCCCCCTGCTGTTTTTACGGAGAGAAGCGAAACCTTGGCACCACACCGGGGTTTGCCATAGGCTACAAGACGCTATCCTTCAAGCTGGAAAAGGCAGGTTATTATGTTTATCACCGtgtaattatattatattacatggAAAATACGCATATAAAATTAACAACatcaaaacacagctgattATTATATGGCACTCAAGCATATGAATGCAGGAGTGTATGGATTCTTAAGGCAGGTTTAGAAAGTCCCCAAAGTGAACCCACTTaagcttttatttatatttagtggTGTAAAATAAACTTTACCCCATCgtgatttcctgttttttctaTGTGTGTCATCCTTAAATATTTCAGATAatcaaataaattcaaatattagaaaataataacgcaagtaaacacaaaatgcaaaaaaccccaaacatacacatacacaatgACATAAAATGTCAGtaaaaaatgacaataaaatgaTTGTGAATTCTCTCATGGAAGTTCCAGCTGAATGTGAGCCAATAAACAGGCTTAGGGTAACCGGGTGTGACTCTACCCTCCGGTATTGGATGACGCAATGCTGATAGTGGAGCGATAATAACAGCCGGCCCCGAGTACGAATTTCAGATTCTGTCCCAGAATTCTCGAACAAGAAGTCACTTTGCCTTAACTAACATGTAATGTAAGTGTAAACTAAACGTAGCCACATAGTACAGTAGAAAAGCGCAATCTAGGCACAGAGGGGCAAAAACTATCAGGGAATTTCGTTTTCTTCAAAAGTGTAAAGTGGCTTTGGATGATGTAATTGCTGTTTTTCACCGCCAGATGCTGCAAATGTCCTTTAGAAAAACACGATGCAAAACTCTCCGTTTCCACGCTGACCTGTTGGTGTTTTTGCTGTTAAGGAAagttttacacatacaaaatatATTTCTAAGATTCGAGTCGATGCTGAATGAAActaaattcaaataaaacaaacaaacaaaaaaggcttCAGTTTAGAAGAAAATGGTTGCATGAAGCTGTCCAGTCACGCTGTGGTGCTGAAATGTTGCATCCGTGCACCAGCACATTTGGGTTTGGGTTCATCTAGCCTGTATCATCCTACAGACGTAAATGGGATTATTATAACATAAGggaatcttttttaaaacacagatgGGAAATGAAGAGATGCCGTGCATCTGAAAAAGATTTTTCCGGGATAACCTGTCGATTACGCGCAAACAAAGTGGACCTGCAGGGCACAGACTCGAGAGGTAGCCGTAATATTATATTTCCTTTCACAATCATCTCATGAATCGCGTCTCTGCGAGTTTTATAACTGTGTTCAGAGACACGCTTGCAGTTTGCAAAGCTGTAGCCTGGATACAGCAGAGAGCGTCCTTGGCATTTGCGATTGTAAAGagctggaggggggggggggggggggggggggggtaagacTGATAATTTGAAGACTTGCCAGAGGTACATTGTCAAATTCAAAAGGCATTTCAAAGAACCACACCATTCACTTTTTCATTctatcttcttttttcttctttctctgtctttttttcctccctttctttcttttcgcACGGTTGCAGACCGTTTGAATCGACCAATGGGCCTTCAAGTTAGAGACATTGGAATGTAAATGAGCCCAGCGCGTGCTCCCGGCACAGTGAAAGCCCGGGATTGTTTATTGAGCTCCCGGAGCCACGCGCCTGGCCCGGGGGAGTCGGTGTGCAGAAGAATCACACAGCGGGGGCGGGGCCTCGCCACGAAGCGTGCGTCTCAAAAAAGGGGTGGGTGGGGTGTGTGTTGGAGGCGCGTGTTGAAAAAGAGGAGTGCTGCCAAAGTTTGGGTCAGATCGGCTCGTGGAGTAAGCAGTCAAGAGAGACTTGGACTAGAGTTAGCCACACGGTCCCCACGCGAAGGACACGAGAGCTGTACACTGCcaactcttctcctcctgccacAAGTTTCAGGCTGTCCCTCTTTGCGAGATGGAAACCGCGACCATCACCACCACGCAAACTGCATTCACCTTTGGACTTAGCGAAAGACGCGCCAGCATCAGCCTGCACGCCCCGGCCCAGGACTGCTCGGTGAGCGCTGTGCACCAGAACACCAACGTTGCCGGCTACCAAAGCAAAGCCAAGGTGCTGAAGAGACAGCGCTCCAGCTCTCCGGAGCTCCTGCGCTGCAAGCGTCGCCTGAGCTTCAACGGCCTCGGCTACTCCATCCCCCAGCAGCAGCCTGTGGCCGTGGCCAGGCGGAACGAAAGAGAGAGGAACCGGGTCAAACAGGTTAACATGGGCTTCCAGACTCTGCGTCAGCATGTGCCAAACGGCGCCGCCAACAAGAAGATGAGCAAAGTGGAGACGCTGAGGTCCGCGGTGGAGTACATCAGAGCTTTACAGCAACTTCTAGACGAACACGACGCGGTGTCGGCTGCTTTCCAGTGTGGACTGCCATCCCCGACACTGTCCAACAGCTACTCTGCCGACCCGGAGTCGCCTCACTCCACCTACTCATCAGATGAAGGTGGCTATGAGCCTCTGAGCTCAGAGGAACAGGAGTTATTGGACTTCACAACTTGGTTTGACAGGTACTGAGGCTGTCATGTAAATGAACCGCATAGCAGCGTGTGCGCGCAAAAAAGAAGTAAAGCGTCTGACTTCTTCCAGAAATGCTTCGAAAGACTCGATAAAGGCATCAGATCTGTCTTGCTCTCTGTGCTTCCAAGTGATCTGTTGCCTCCCTCACTCGGGCTGCTTCTGCAGGAGCAAAGCAATAGTGACAAACAGGGAGAATGAGTATGAATGCGTGAGAGAGGGAGCATCTTGTTGCATAGAGCGTAGTCCTCACAGGAAGGAGGGAATTGGACACGTTGACGCGTGGAAGTAAAAAACTGTTTGAATAAGTGCAATTAAAATGTGACACAGCAGACTCTGCAGGGACGGCGCTGTCTACAAGATCTGTTCGTCAGTAGTTCATCAGACCCGGACTGCCTTCCTCAGCTGCCACATCTGTTGAAGATGTACAACATAAAAGATGCGTCAAcagacttttgtttttcttttttcgtgATGTACGTGTCCTCTCCTTTCATAACAAAGCTGTACCATACAACAAACTGTTTTAACACGAAGACATATTTTTGTACATACAGTCAAACAGTGTTGTAGCAGAACGTTCACTGCCACTTTTTTTCCTGACAGTGTTTTGACAACCAGCTGTCAGCGGGGCGGCGAGCTGGCATGTATGAGTTGTGTGACTGGGCAGCAACATCAAGGCTACTGCCTGtagtttatttgtgtgtgtatgtctttttaaaaaaatagttgTCAAGGAGACATTTATTAATGTATGCACTCTCAGCTTCCCGTAgcctaaaatgtaaatatttgattttaacagatatattttgtgtaaaacaagttttataaataaagattaatctatttatattatatgtttTTGCAGTGGCTTGGTTCTTTAGCTGATATTGCGTGtgcgtgtgagtctgtgtgtgtcagcagcGGCGCTAATTGAGCAAACGAGGGAGCTTCTCTTTTATTCAAAGCCCCTGCATGACCTTTTGCCGACTTGGTTGGGCACACGGGAGAAAATTGCGCAGCTGGGCGAACACTCACCAACCATTATAAACGCGCACCTTCCACGGCGCTTTGTCTGCATTCAGGGCAGGGAGATTAATATTACGTTTCATCCATGCATTGTTTCTTTTGCGTACTCTGCTTTTACCCAATGTCCCAGAGTGCCTGGAGCTGAGGGaaaggagggggtgggggtggcAATTCACTCAAAGGGTATAGACACTTTGAAATACAGCCTGGGGAAAGTCAGCAAGACAATGAGACGGGGTCAAAATTCTTATTGCCCGATTGAGATCAATCTAAATGAAACCTGGGGTTGTAGACTAGTTGTATCCCCAACTGTGTTTTTCATGGCGCACACAGGCCAATCAAAAAGCCCATCTCCTGCGAAATGGGGAGCACAACGCCCCATTGTGAGCACTATTGTGTGCGCCTTTGCGCCTCATTATACGAATTATTGAAGATCTTctattgtaaataaacactgatgCCGTGTTCAACTAAGCAGAACGAAGTATAACGAGTTTATTCTCACCTGGCGCGCCTTTGGGGTGTGGAAAACGGGAGCAAGAGAAGCTGCTCTTGTTTGTGAATTGTGAATGTACTTTTCCACAAAATTTAAAGAAGagacgttttttttaaaatcacttttGATCACTTCATATattacttaaaaacaaaaagtatgtAAACACAATAGCCCGATATCAAAACAAATTGTATATCCGGACAAAAACGTTAAAAAGTAGCAAAGTCAAGATGAGTAagatgtctctctctctctctctctctctctctctctctctctctctctctctctctctctctctctctcacacacacacacacacacacacacacacacacacacacacacacacacacacacacacacacacacacacacacaatggagcCTGCAGGTGTAAGCCACGTGCCTGTACTTGGTCACAAAGGGCTCCGGCTCTCCCATTGGTTAATGGCTCGCGAATGTGAGCCCTGTCGGTGGAGGCAGTGACAAAATCAAACAAGTGATAAATGGCATTAATTACGCTCGGCATTATAACCTCCTACGTCACCGCGCTTCAAAGAGACAACTCAATGTTAGGCGCAAAATACCCCGCTGGTCCATTATTATTCGGCTGAAATGGCGTTTGCTATGTCCTTCAGTGTCAGGCAGAGGCCACGGCACAAAGTAAAAATAAGCGCTTGTCTCATGTCCTCCTAAGATTGATATGCAATTTTCTCCGCGGCCATGTAGGGAGGAGAAGGGGCGAAAGTAGATTTATTCATGTCATTTTGTCCATGGCTCATTTTCACTTTGACAATACATAAGGGCGATGTTAATTTAGCCATAGTCCACTGGTGAATATCAATCACATGGAGCCCATTTATGCATGCGTTTTCGTGCGCAAAGCCATGATTTACGCTTAAACCATGGAAACGCCAAATGGGAACGTATAATATAGGGATAAACTGGCCAAGAGCGGAGTGATGAGAGGTCATCTGTTGCTTTGAATGCAGTATTGAGTTTGCCTGGTGAATTTTGGCTTATTTTTCATGACGCATTTGCATGCGTATTTTGCACATTAATGAGCTACTTCGGATATGTTGGGTACGAATGTTTTGACCCCTTCGGCAAAAACGTTTATCTTTGTTATCCCACAACATGAATCATTTTCGAAGGCAGACAACACGCAATTACAGTCTAACTGACACTATTTACcaaacagtttttctttccttatCTTTCCCTTGAATCAAAACGTGAGCAACTCGGGATGATTCCCATAGAAACAAAAAGTATAATCATCACTTTttagcaaaaaaaagacaaaaaagtgggttatagaaatattatttcagcatatcaaaataaaagtcatggCTGCATTAAAATGTGAGACAACTGTtactttgtcctgtttttaaatcagGATCCGAAAAAGCCCAGGATgaaatttctgcttttcatttaaCATAAATTCTTTGTAAAGGGGTTTGAGTTTACTGTTGTGATGTTGTCTGTGAGGACAAGGATTCTTATTATGGTCATTAGTGAAGACAAGTTCAGGGATGTTGGTTGCAGAGATGTTGGATGGATGTTTTGAAGTAATACTACCCCAAGCATAGTCAGAATCTGTA
The Maylandia zebra isolate NMK-2024a linkage group LG7, Mzebra_GT3a, whole genome shotgun sequence DNA segment above includes these coding regions:
- the ascl1b gene encoding achaete-scute homolog 1b, whose protein sequence is METATITTTQTAFTFGLSERRASISLHAPAQDCSVSAVHQNTNVAGYQSKAKVLKRQRSSSPELLRCKRRLSFNGLGYSIPQQQPVAVARRNERERNRVKQVNMGFQTLRQHVPNGAANKKMSKVETLRSAVEYIRALQQLLDEHDAVSAAFQCGLPSPTLSNSYSADPESPHSTYSSDEGGYEPLSSEEQELLDFTTWFDRY